The following are encoded in a window of Ogataea parapolymorpha DL-1 chromosome VII, whole genome shotgun sequence genomic DNA:
- a CDS encoding putative HTH La-type RNA-binding protein gives MGDSAPTHIASTGPEVSNLHPAPPPEVNPWKKSLSSPHLAPQKESIELPNSLALPANGKPQVQPVVAKAKKTGKQKWVPLEAEISVSSPTKTKIKSANGSSKKKDTKQNQSKRTNRKRPTLPSDQQEDKAVVHDTTTITTISDMSIATTEATDTSDEKTLAKLASQLTISSSEGPETAPPTSGSEATLDNGFTEFAATPRDQNSEQFDDPQFQKHQRSKSFNSNNMRYNKKNRNPYSRSSANLPSLPPYPILSSTPYYMPYYMPPVPPYGVSMSPSSSRRNSQLNSQASSRSSPKSIDDLRTSATGERSSQHASPSRSPETVSPSIYGDPNLYYGVMPGIPPHAGSPDPSSPVPYFQPYYMPPPATGFPLYSSQAPYSPTYPGVAENSGDNKVGRLIKQLEYYFSMENLLKDIYLRKHMNSEGYVSVAFLAGFSRVKILSEGDFNLILQALKRTDLLEMAGSEKSEVVRLREGWERWVLPEDQREL, from the coding sequence ATGGGAGACTCTGCACCTACACACATTGCTTCAACAGGCCCTGAAGTGTCAAACTTGCATCCAGCCCCGCCTCCAGAGGTAAATCCTTGGAAGAAGTCATTGAGCTCGCCACACTTAGCTCCACAAAAAGAAAGCATTGAATTACCTAACTCTTTGGCCTTGCCAGCAAATGGAAAGCCGCAAGTCCAACCTGTTGTCGcaaaggccaagaagacGGGGAAACAAAAGTGGGTACCTTTGGAGGCCGAAATTTCAGTCTCGTCTCCTACCAAGACGAAAATTAAATCAGCCAATGGCAGttccaagaaaaaagacacaaaGCAAAACCAAAGTAAACGCACGAATCGCAAGAGGCCGACATTGCCTTCTGATCAGCAAGAGGATAAAGCTGTGGTGCATGATACAACCACGATTACGACAATTTCAGATATGTCCATTGCCACAACCGAGGCCACAGATACGTCAGATGAAAAGACATTGGCGAAGCTTGCTTCCCAGCTTACCATAAGTTCCTCCGAAGGGCCTGAGACAGCACCTCCTACTTCTGGGTCAGAGGCCACCCTGGACAATGGCTTCACGGAATTTGCAGCCACTCCTCGAGACCAAAACTCAGAACAGTTCGACGACCCGCAATTCCAAAAGCATCAAAGAAGCAAAAGCTTCAATAGCAACAACATGAGAtacaacaagaaaaatagaAACCCGTATTCACGTTCATCGGCCAACTTACCTTCGCTTCCTCCATATCCAATTCTTTCCTCGACGCCCTACTATATGCCTTATTACATGCCGCCTGTACCACCATATGGAGTTTCCATGTCGCCCTCTTCATCGCGGAGGAACAGTCAATTGAATTCACAGGCTTCTTCTAGGAGTTCACCCAAATCCATCGATGATCTAAGAACTTCGGCCACCGGTGAGCGTAGTTCGCAGCATGCAAGCCCTAGCCGCAGCCCGGAAACGGTTTCCCCATCAATATATGGAGATCCAAACTTGTATTATGGTGTGATGCCTGGAATCCCTCCTCACGCCGGATCCCCAGATCCAAGTTCCCCAGTCCCATATTTCCAACCATATTATATGCCCCCTCCCGCAACGGGGTTCCCGCTGTACTCGTCGCAAGCCCCCTATTCACCAACGTATCCAGGTGTTGCTGAAAACTCTGGAGATAATAAGGTGGGACGCTTAATTAAGCAGCTGGAGTACTACTTCTCCATGGAGAACCTACTAAAAGATATTTATCTCAGAAAACATATGAATTCCGAAGGATATGTGAGCGTTGCGTTTTTAGCAGGGTTTTCCAGAGTGAAGATATTGTCTGAGGGGGATTTCAATTTGATACTACAAGCATTGAAGAGAACGGATTTATTGGAGATGGCTGGCTCAGAGAAATCTGAGGTGGTCAGGTTGAGAGAAGGCTGGGAACGGTGGGTTCTTCCTGAAGATCAGAGAGAACTGTAA
- a CDS encoding Inorganic phosphate transport protein PHO88, with product MNPAVSNLVLMLGMMQVSRRLDFEDPNILFYVRALYVTCTLLTLGVYLYTRSIIIKKNDLTTLKYLEPPSTLQGETESKLIVTTVKDYDLKQLQSAIKGVFTGVAMMAFMHLYMKYANPLLMQSISPLKSAFESNLVQIHVFGKPATGDLKRPFKVGAGLFGGLGAPQQKTDKESIEKAEISGTGGIKEE from the coding sequence ATGAATCCCGCCGTGTCCAACCTTGTTCTCATGCTGGGTATGATGCAAGTCTCTCGTAGACTTGACTTCGAAGACCCAAACATCCTTTTCTACGTCAGAGCTTTGTACGTTACCTGTACACTCTTAACACTGGGTGTTTATCTCTATACGAGATCcatcatcatcaagaaaaacgACCTCACCACTTTGAAGTACTTGGAGCCTCCTAGTACGTTACAAGGAGAGACTGAGTCTAAGCTCATCGTTACCACCGTCAAGGATTATGATTTGAAGCAACTGCAAAGTGCCATCAAAGGTGTCTTCACTGGTGTGGCTATGATGGCATTCATGCACTTGTACATGAAATATGCCAACCCATTGCTCATGCAATCGATTTCTCCTCTCAAGAGTGCCTTTGAGTCAAACTTGGTCCAGATCCACGTTTTCGGCAAGCCTGCAACCGGGGATCTTAAGAGACCATTCAAAGTCGGTGCTGGATTGTTTGGCGGACTTGGTGCTCCTCAACAAAAAACGGACAAGGAATCCATCGAAAAGGCTGAAATCAGCGGCACTGGTGGAATCAAAGAAGAGTAA
- a CDS encoding Molybdenum cofactor biosynthesis protein 1 yields the protein MPVRHLKEFLTDTYGRKHDYLRISITERCNLRCVYCMPEQGVDLSPPEHMLTTEEIVKLATLFAQHGVRKVRLTGGEPTVRKDIVELVAKLNQITGIEEICMTSNGLALHRKLPDLFKNGLTSLNLSLDTLINGKFLLITRRNGLSAVMRSLRTALELDIPKVKINVVVMKNLNEDEILDFVELSKNDKVEVRFIEYMPFDGNKWSTNKLVSYEDILSNIKVRHPNIQRLPHKHGDTAKVYQIPGFKGKVGFITSMTSDFCSTCTRLRITSDGNLKVCLFDNTEVSLRDMLRAGYSDDKLMQRIGEAVKNKKEKHAGIDVLGDQPNRPMILIGG from the coding sequence ATGCCTGTAAGACACTTGAAAGAGTTTCTGACAGACACGTATGGGCGCAAGCACGACTATCTTCGCATCTCCATCACCGAACGATGTAATCTCCGCTGCGTTTACTGTATGCCTGAGCAAGGCGTTGACTTGTCGCCACCAGAGCACATGCTTACAACAGAGGAGATAGTCAAACTGGCCACTCTTTTTGCACAGCACGGAGTACGGAAGGTCAGACTGACTGGCGGAGAGCCCACGGTCAGAAAAGATATCGTTGAGCTTGTGGCCAAGCTCAATCAAATTACAGGCATTGAAGAGATCTGTATGACATCTAATGGTCTAGCACTCCATCGAAAATTACCAGATCTTTTCAAGAATGGGCTGACATCGCTCAATTTGAGTCTTGATACTCTTATCAATGGTAAGTTTCTCTTAATAACGCGACGCAACGGACTCAGCGCAGTAAtgagaagtttgagaacaGCACTTGAATTGGACATTCCCAAGGTGAAAATCAATGTGGTAGTAATGAAGAATCTGAACGAAGATGAGATACTGGATTTCGTTGAACTCAGCAAAAATGATAAAGTCGAGGTTCGATTTATAGAGTACATGCCTTTCGATGGAAACAAATGGTCTACGAATAAGCTGGTCTCATACGAGGACATACTTTCCAATATCAAAGTGAGACATCCGAATATCCAAAGACTCCCCCATAAACATGGTGACACGGCCAAAGTCTACCAAATTCCCGGATTCAAAGGAAAAGTAGGTTTTATAACGTCCATGACTTCGGACTTTTGCAGTACTTGCACACGTTTGAGGATTACTTCTGACGGTAACCTGAAAGTTTGCTTGTTCGATAACACAGAAGTATCTCTGCGAGATATGCTTCGTGCTGGATACAGCGATGATAAATTAATGCAACGCATCGGTGAAGCAGTGAAAAATAAGAAGGAGAAACATGCAGGGATTGACGTATTAGGAGATCAACCCAATAGGCCGATGATTTTAATTGGAGGATGA
- a CDS encoding Molybdenum cofactor biosynthesis protein, which yields MVAIHEKEDTHRCAIAEGSIKFSNPESMKLLLSESNKKGDVISIARIAGIIAVKKTAELIPLCHPISITGIKVDLIHDEKENCIKVNCEVHCNGKTGVEMEALTGATISLLTVYDMCKAVDKMMTISDCRVVKKSGGKSGDIDLSTIFK from the coding sequence ATGGTTGCAATTcatgaaaaagaagacacCCATAGATGTGCTATTGCAGAGGGATCAATCAAGTTCAGCAACCCAGAATCGATGAAATTGCTGCTATCAGAAAGCAACAAGAAGGGAGATGTGATTTCAATCGCAAGAATCGCAGGGATAATTGCTGTGAAGAAGACCGCAGAGTTGATTCCTCTCTGTCATCCAATCAGCATCACTGGAATCAAGGTTGATCTGATTCACGACGAGAAAGAGAACTGCATCAAAGTAAACTGTGAGGTGCACTGTAATGGGAAAACCGGCGTCGAAATGGAAGCATTAACGGGTGCGACGATTTCGTTGCTTACCGTTTATGATATGTGCAAAGCTGTCGACAAAATGATGACGATTAGCGATTGTCGAGTTGTTAAGAAGTCAGGAGGTAAAAGCGGTGACATAGATCTATCAACCATCTTCAAATAG
- a CDS encoding 1,3-beta-glucanosyltransferase GAS4, producing the protein MLGINTIRVYSINPDLDHDKCMTLLAAAGIYLVLDVNSPLPSQHLNRYEPWSTYNTDYLSHIFKTVEVFSGYNNTLAFFAGNEIVNDKLSAKVSPAYIKAVVRDLKDYISYQVPRKIPVGYSAADDLSYRISLAKYLECYESSPSESVDFYGVNTYQWCGEQTFQSSGYNILVSDYQDYSIPIFFSEYGCNEVLPRQFTEVSSIYSSQMSSVFSGGLVYEFAQEPNNYGLVDYDKDGNVLLLSDFHSFREQMSKAIDPPAPKRPTLQTQGKSDSGPFGKGSRNRHQKNKVCEVQYQNLDITSGVPQSLGADLISNGVRKASKGKYVSVTEEDMTSKYKIFDVDGKLILENAKIKVVPEPRVESNPVIWNNRKLKLLRPKGF; encoded by the exons ATGTTGGGAATCAATACTATTAGAGTCTATTCTATCAATCCTGATTTGGATCATGATAAGTGTATGACACTATTGGCTGCAGCCGGTATCTATCTTGTACTGGATGTGAACTCACCACTTCCAAGCCAGCACTTAAACAGATATGAACCCTGGTCCACATATAACACCGATTACCTTTCTCATATTTTCAAAACCGTCGAGGTCTTCTCAGGATATAATAATACGCTGGCCTTCTTTGCTGGGAATGAGATCGTTAATGACAAACTATCTGCCAAAGTCTCACCAGCTTACATCAAGGCTGTTGTCAGAGATCTCAAAGATTACATTAGTTACCAAGTGCCTCGTAAGATTCCCGTTGGCTATTCAGCAGCGGACGACTTGAGCTACAGGATATCGCTTGCCAAATATTTGGAATGTTACGAAAGCAGCCCTTCTGAGAGTGTGGACTTTTATGGTGTCAACACTTACCAGTGGTGTGGGGAACAGACTTTCCAGTCAAGTGGCTACAATATTCTGGTCAGCGATTACCAAGATTACAGCATTCCAATCTTTTTCTCCGAATACGGCTGTAACGAAGTTCTACCAAGACAATTCACAGAAGTGTCCAGCATTTACTCAAGCCAGATGTCCTCCGTGTTCTCTGGTGGCCTCGTATATGAATTTGCACAAGAGCCTAATAATTATGGATTAGTTGATTACGATAAGGATGGGAACGTTCTTCTCTTGAGCGACTTCCATTCTTTTAGAGAACAGATGTCTAAAGCAATTGATCCGCCAGCACCCAAAAGACCTACGCTGCAGACTCAAGGCAAAAGTGATAGTGGGCCATTTGGCAAAGGTAGCCGCAATagacatcaaaaaaataaagtttGTGAGGTGCAATACCAAAACCTTGACATCACAAGTGGTGTTCCTCAGTCTCTTGGGGCCGACCTTATCAGCAACGGGGTGAGAAAGGCATCAAAGGGCAAGTATGTGTCAGTCACAGAAGAAGACATGACATCCAAATATAAAATATTTGATGTGGATGGCAAGCTTATCCTGGAAAATGCGAAAATCAAAGTGGTGCCCGAACCACGGGTCGAAAGCAATCCTGTTATCTGGAATAACCGTAAGTTAAAATTATTGAGACCAAA GGGCTTCTAA
- a CDS encoding 40S ribosomal protein S22, protein MTRTSVLADALNAINNAEKTGKRQVLIRPSSKVIIKFLQVMQKHGYIGEFEYIDDHRSGKIVIQLNGRLNKCGVISPRYNVKMTDIEKWTDSLLPARQFGYVILTTSAGIMDHDEAKRKHVAGKILGFVY, encoded by the exons ATGACTAGAACCTCCGTTTTGGCCGACGCTCTCAACGCCATCAACAACGCTGAAAAGACAGGAAAAAGACAGGTTCTCATCAGACCATCTTCTAAAGTCATCATCAAGTTCCTCCAGGTTATGCAAAAGCATG GTTACATTGGAGAATTCGAGTACATCGATGACCATAGATCGGGAAAAATAGTTATTCAACTGAATGGTAGACTGAACAAATGTGGCGTTATCAGCCCAAGATACAACGTCAAGATGACCgatattgaaaaatggaCTGACAGCTTGCTTCCAGCTAGACAGTTCGGTTATGTCATTCTCACAACTTCCGCTGGTATCATGGACCACGACGAAGCCAAGAGAAAACATGTTGCAGGTAAGATTTTGGGTTTCGTGTACTAG